CGCAGAGGTGGGAGAGGGCGTTGGCGATCTGGTAGCTGCCGTCCGACTGCCGGGTGAAGACCCAGCTCTGGTTGCTGCCGCCGTTGGTGCCCCAGGTGATGAGCTGGACGCCCTGGTCGAGGGAGTGGTTCGGGTCGTCCAGGGCCTTGCCGCCGGTGACCAGGGTGTGGGTGCCGCTGAGCACCGGGGCGACGGCCCAGGCGAAGGAGACGGTGCCGGTGGCGGTGCCGGAGGAGGCGGTGACCGTGACGGTCGAGTACCCGGCGGCCGACGGGGTGCCGGAGACCAGGCCGGCGGAGTTGACCGTCAGCCCGGCGGGCAGGCCGGCGGCGGTGAAGGTGAGGGGCTTGCCGGCGCTGTCGTGGGCGGTGAGCTGGAGCGAGACGGCCGTGCCGACGGTGCCCGACTGGTCGCCGGGGGAGGAGACCGAGACGCTCTCGGGCGCCGAGCCGGTCCGGGTGAGGGTGAGGGTCTGCTCGGCCGCGGTGCGGGTGCCGCCGACGGGGTTGCCGGTGGCGTTGGTCCAGCTGCGGGCGGGGGTGGTCTCGGCGGGGCGGCCGGCGTCCGCGGAGAGGCCGATCACCAGGCCGCTGTAGCGGTTGACCAGGCGGACGGTGCCGGTGGGGGTGTTGTCGGCGGCGGTGCCGGGGACGACCCACCACTGCTGTCCGACGGTGGGGCCGCCGGAGCCGGCGGCGGTGACGGTGGGCCGGGCGCCCCAGGCGCGGCCCGCGGTGGCGGTGGAGTCCACCCCGAGCAGCCCGCCGGTGGCGGCGTTGGCGATCCGGTAGGAGCCGTCGCCGTTGCCGGTGAAGGTCCAGGACTCCAGGGCGGAGCCGGTGGCGGCGCCCGTGGAGGTGGTGGCGGAGCCGCCGGAGACCTGGGCGAGCACCCGGCCGGCCCCGCTGCCGATCCGGTACGAGCCGGTCTCGTCGACCGGCCCGGGGGCGGTGGCCGAGGCGTCCAGGGTGATGTCGACGTACTCGCCGCCGTTGGTGCCGCCGCCGGGCCGCGGCGAGCAGCTGATCGAGCAGTAGGAGCGGAAGGTCCGGCCGACGATCGAGGTGCCCGTCCGGCTCGCGCCGTCGAGGAACCAGCGGTACCAGGAGGAGGTGCGGTAGCTGCCGGTGTCGCCGATCGGGAACCACTTCTGGGTGGAGAGGTCGGCGGTGGCGTAGAGCGGCTGGGACACCGATCCGCCCTGGGCGTCGGGCTCGGGCTCGCCGATGTACAGCTTCAGGTGGGCGTCGTAGGTGATGTTCATGACGAACAGCGGCGAGGTCGGGGGCATCTTGCCGGCCGCGATCTGCTGGTCGGCGGTGCCGGTGTTCGCCGGGTCGTACTCGGCGGAGGCGGGGGTGTACCCGGTGGTGCTGCCGGAGCCGACCGGGACGATGTTGCTCTCCCGGCCGCCCGTGCCGGGCTGGGTCCAGGCGCCGTCGTACCACTTGCGCCAGGAGCCGGGCGCCATCTTGGCGGAGATCGGGGCGCGGGCCACGTGCTCGTAGAACGCCTTCCAGCCGCCGTTCTTGTCGAGGATCCGCGAGCCGTAGAAGACGTAGAAGTACCCGGAGGCGGTGTCGACGTACAGCCGCTGGTCGCCGTCGCCGTAGGAGTACGTCTGGTTCGGGAACGCGGCGGTGTCGCCCCGGGCGGTGCTGTAGGGGGAGGTGATCGCGTGGTCCGCGATGGTCCACGTCCGGCCCTGGTCCTTGGAGACGGCGTAGTCGATCGCGTCGAAGTGCAGCCCGTCGCCGAAGGGTTGGGGCGTGAACTCGTTGTGCACCAGCCCGTACCAGTCGCCGGTGTCCGGGTCGACCCAGACCCCCGAGAGGTCGCAGTAGTTCTTCTGCGCGTAGCCGGAGCCGCTCGGCGCGGCGGTGGCCGTGCGGCCGGTGGGGCTGTTGTTGCAGCGCCAGGTGGTGTCGTTGTTCCGGTCGTTGCCGTTGGCGGGGTTCACGGCGTCGCTGATCGCGCCGGAGCGGGTCGCGGTGTCGAAGTCGGGGCCGGTGAAGAAGTCCCAGTACCTGGGGTCGTTCGCGCCGTAGAGGGCGGCGGACTGCTGGAAGTAGAAGGTGCCGTCCTTGTCGAGGTACGGGCTCGCCGGGGTGTCGGTCGGGTGCGCGTACGGCACGGGCGATCCGACGCCGACGGTGTACGCGGCGGCGGGCGGGGGAGCCGGGGCCGCGGCGGCGGGGGCCGCCGGGGCGGCCCCGGTCAGGGGCAGGACGGCGGCGGTGAACAGGGCTGCCAGGACTCTGCGCGGGGAGGGCACGGGTGCTCCTTGGGTGAGGGCGCTTCGTGGTGGGGGCGCTGCGCGTGGTGGGGCGGGCCGGTCGGCGGCCCGGGGGCCGCGGTGCCCGCCGCCCCGGGGGAGCGGGGGCGGTGGACCGGGCGTGCCGGGCGTGCCGGACGTGCCGGTGCGGCCGTCTGCGGCCGGGGCCCGGTGGGAGCGGGCCGGGGCCGGACGGGCCGGGCCGGGTCGGGCGAGAGTGCCCGCGGCCGACCGGTGCGGTTTCGTTGTGCGTGAAGCTGCGCTTTTGGGTGCTGCTTCGAGCAACTTCACGCACACCGTGGCAGCGCCCGGGGGCGAAGTCAAGAGCAGCCGGTGGTCAAGTCGCGGCGCGGGAGGGCGGGTTGGCCGTGCCGCGGAGCCCCGGGGCGCACGGGGGCCCGGGGCTCCTCCGGCCGGGGGCCGGGATCGGCCGGTGCGGGATCAGTCGGGGTGGAGTCGGCCGGTGCGGGGTCGGCCGGTGCGGGGTCGCCCGGGGCCGGGATCGGCCGGTGCGGGATCAGTCGGTGCGGGCGCCGACCCCGGCCGGCTCCGGCCGGACCGGGATGTCGGAGGGGTCCTGGAAGATCCCTTCGAGGGCCAGTAGCGCGCCGCCCCGGGCGGCGTTGGAGAGCCCGAGCTCGGAGGCGCGGACGACGACCTGCGGGGAGCCGGGCGCGATCCGCCGGCGGTCGAGGAACTCCTGGGCAGGACCGACCAGGTACCGGCCGAAGACCGCGAAGTAGCCGCCCAGGACGATCCGGGGCGGGTTCAGCACGTCCGCCAGGACGCTCAGCCCGAGCGCCAGGTCGTCGGCGACGGCGGCGAGCGCGGCCAGGGTGCGCGCGTCCCCGGCGTCGGCCCGGTCGAGCAGGTCGCCGAGCCGTTCGGCCAGGTCGACCGAGCGGTCGTGCACCCGGTCGCCGGGGTCGGCCGCGGCGTCCAGCAGCGCCTGCAGTCCGACCGCCACCTCCCAGCAGCCGGTGCGCCCGCAGCTGCACGGCCGGTCGAGCCGGTCGAGCTTCATGTGGCCGATCTCCGAGCCGCGGAGCAGTTTGCCGCCGGTGATGCCGGCCCCGCCGGCGCCGATCCCGCCGGTGACGTACACGAGTTCGCGCGTGTCGGCGCCGGTGTCGGGGGCGGACAGGTACTCGGCGAGGGCGCCGGACTCGGCGTCGTTCTCCAGCAGGACGGGCGGCGCGTGCCGCCCCAGCCGGGCGCGCAACTCCTGGACGGCCCGTACGTCGCGCCAGCCGAAGTTGGTGGCGACGCCGACCGTCCCGGTGGCGCTGTCGATCGAGCCCTGGGTGACGAGGGTGATCCCGATCGGGTGCATGCCGCGCCCGGCGACCGCGCTGAGGCAGTCCGCGACGAGGTCGGCGACCTCGCGCAGGGCGGCCTGCGGGGTGAGGGCGGGGACGTCGAGGGCGAGGCGCTCCTGGTGGACGACGGTGCCGCGCAGGTCGAGGGCGAGGACGGTGACGTGGTCGGGGCCCACCTCGGCGCCGATGCCGCAGATCCAGCGCCCGTCGAGCTCGACCATCCGGTGCGGCCGGCCGACCGCGCCCGCGCGGTCGAGCTCGCCCTCGCGGACCAGGCCGCGCTGGATCAGGTCGGCGACCAGGACGGAGACGGTGGCCCGGGGCAGGCCGCTCGCGGTGGCGAGGTGGGTGCGCGACTGCGCGCCGTTCTC
The window above is part of the Kitasatospora sp. NA04385 genome. Proteins encoded here:
- a CDS encoding RICIN domain-containing protein, with product MPSPRRVLAALFTAAVLPLTGAAPAAPAAAAPAPPPAAAYTVGVGSPVPYAHPTDTPASPYLDKDGTFYFQQSAALYGANDPRYWDFFTGPDFDTATRSGAISDAVNPANGNDRNNDTTWRCNNSPTGRTATAAPSGSGYAQKNYCDLSGVWVDPDTGDWYGLVHNEFTPQPFGDGLHFDAIDYAVSKDQGRTWTIADHAITSPYSTARGDTAAFPNQTYSYGDGDQRLYVDTASGYFYVFYGSRILDKNGGWKAFYEHVARAPISAKMAPGSWRKWYDGAWTQPGTGGRESNIVPVGSGSTTGYTPASAEYDPANTGTADQQIAAGKMPPTSPLFVMNITYDAHLKLYIGEPEPDAQGGSVSQPLYATADLSTQKWFPIGDTGSYRTSSWYRWFLDGASRTGTSIVGRTFRSYCSISCSPRPGGGTNGGEYVDITLDASATAPGPVDETGSYRIGSGAGRVLAQVSGGSATTSTGAATGSALESWTFTGNGDGSYRIANAATGGLLGVDSTATAGRAWGARPTVTAAGSGGPTVGQQWWVVPGTAADNTPTGTVRLVNRYSGLVIGLSADAGRPAETTPARSWTNATGNPVGGTRTAAEQTLTLTRTGSAPESVSVSSPGDQSGTVGTAVSLQLTAHDSAGKPLTFTAAGLPAGLTVNSAGLVSGTPSAAGYSTVTVTASSGTATGTVSFAWAVAPVLSGTHTLVTGGKALDDPNHSLDQGVQLITWGTNGGSNQSWVFTRQSDGSYQIANALSHLCVDVSGGSASAGAQVIQWSCTGGTNQRWVVAPAAGGGYRITSRSSGLSLTTASTANGAGVTQQADTGSALQRWTIG
- a CDS encoding ROK family transcriptional regulator, with the translated sequence MRQTQRGTTGTTGTGGSAGAVLAGHPEVADKASLRRTNLGVMLRQLRENGAQSRTHLATASGLPRATVSVLVADLIQRGLVREGELDRAGAVGRPHRMVELDGRWICGIGAEVGPDHVTVLALDLRGTVVHQERLALDVPALTPQAALREVADLVADCLSAVAGRGMHPIGITLVTQGSIDSATGTVGVATNFGWRDVRAVQELRARLGRHAPPVLLENDAESGALAEYLSAPDTGADTRELVYVTGGIGAGGAGITGGKLLRGSEIGHMKLDRLDRPCSCGRTGCWEVAVGLQALLDAAADPGDRVHDRSVDLAERLGDLLDRADAGDARTLAALAAVADDLALGLSVLADVLNPPRIVLGGYFAVFGRYLVGPAQEFLDRRRIAPGSPQVVVRASELGLSNAARGGALLALEGIFQDPSDIPVRPEPAGVGARTD